In one Sphingobacterium daejeonense genomic region, the following are encoded:
- the rny gene encoding ribonuclease Y, with protein sequence MEYTTTISIIISLVVGVFIGRYLLQMLFKKQEQSANDKAAQIVKDAEQQAEHIKKQRQLEAKEKFLQLKAEHEKEVNQKNNTISQKENTIRQKEQSLNQKLENLNREKQDLDNKTKKLDQMIELNDKKKEEVEQLKGQHIKQLESIAGLSADEAKEQLVSSLREEARSQAIMQIKDIVDEAKLTASKEAKKVVIQTIQRTATESAIENTVSIFNIENDEIKGRIIGREGRNIRALEAATGVEIIVDDTPEAIILSGFDPVRREIARLSLHRLVTDGRIHPARIEEVVAKTRTQIEDEIVEIGERTVIDLGIHGLHPELIRMVGRMRYRSSYGQNLLQHSREVANFAATMAAELGLNVKHAKRAGLLHDIGKVPDDNPELPHAILGKQLAEKYKEHPDVCNAIGAHHDEIEMTSMISPIVQACDAISGARPGARREVVESYIKRLKELEDLALSYPGVEKTFAIQAGRELRVVVESEKVSDAQAEILAADISNRIQTEMTYPGQIKVTVIRETRSVSYAK encoded by the coding sequence ATGGAGTATACAACTACTATATCAATAATAATTTCACTGGTTGTCGGTGTTTTTATTGGGCGATATCTCTTGCAGATGCTGTTCAAAAAACAAGAACAGTCAGCGAATGATAAGGCTGCTCAGATTGTGAAGGATGCAGAACAACAAGCTGAACACATTAAAAAACAACGTCAGTTAGAAGCTAAAGAAAAATTCTTGCAACTGAAAGCTGAACATGAAAAGGAAGTAAACCAAAAAAACAATACAATCTCTCAGAAAGAGAATACTATCCGTCAAAAAGAACAGTCATTGAATCAAAAATTGGAAAATCTAAATCGTGAAAAACAGGATTTAGATAATAAAACCAAGAAATTGGATCAAATGATCGAATTGAATGACAAAAAGAAAGAAGAAGTTGAGCAATTAAAAGGTCAACATATCAAGCAATTGGAAAGCATTGCAGGACTATCTGCTGATGAAGCTAAAGAGCAATTGGTTAGTTCATTACGTGAAGAAGCTCGCTCTCAGGCTATCATGCAAATCAAAGATATCGTTGATGAAGCAAAATTAACAGCTTCAAAAGAAGCTAAGAAAGTCGTAATCCAAACGATTCAACGTACCGCTACGGAATCTGCAATCGAAAATACAGTATCTATTTTCAATATTGAAAACGATGAAATTAAAGGTCGTATCATCGGTCGTGAAGGACGTAATATCCGCGCTCTAGAAGCTGCGACTGGTGTTGAGATTATTGTGGATGACACTCCAGAGGCTATTATCCTTTCAGGATTTGATCCTGTAAGACGTGAGATCGCTCGTTTGTCACTACATAGATTGGTTACGGATGGTCGTATCCACCCTGCTCGTATTGAGGAAGTAGTTGCTAAAACTCGTACTCAAATCGAAGATGAGATCGTTGAAATCGGTGAACGTACTGTCATTGACTTAGGTATTCATGGATTGCATCCTGAATTGATCAGAATGGTCGGAAGAATGAGATACCGTTCTTCTTATGGACAGAACCTATTACAGCACTCTCGTGAAGTTGCGAATTTCGCTGCTACAATGGCTGCAGAATTAGGCTTAAATGTTAAACACGCTAAACGTGCTGGGCTTCTGCATGATATTGGTAAAGTTCCCGATGATAATCCAGAGCTTCCACACGCGATTTTAGGTAAGCAACTGGCAGAGAAATACAAAGAACATCCTGATGTATGTAATGCTATCGGTGCGCACCATGACGAGATTGAAATGACTTCCATGATATCTCCAATCGTACAAGCTTGTGATGCTATTTCTGGCGCTCGCCCAGGCGCTCGTCGTGAAGTAGTAGAAAGCTATATCAAGAGACTGAAAGAACTAGAAGATCTAGCATTATCTTACCCAGGTGTTGAGAAAACATTCGCTATTCAAGCAGGACGTGAATTACGTGTGGTTGTAGAAAGCGAAAAAGTTTCTGATGCACAAGCAGAGATCTTAGCAGCAGATATATCAAATCGTATTCAAACTGAAATGACTTACCCTGGTCAAATTAAAGTAACAGTTATCAGGGAAACAAGATCAGTATCTTACGCAAAGTAA
- a CDS encoding response regulator transcription factor, with amino-acid sequence MVFLVTLCKNAEQALIEENLKIQWDIIIIDIMLPGIDGIQLLQTLRYKQVFAPVLMLSALNSVQDKVSSLDNGADDYLTKPFHFEELLSRINALSRRRTYHLQNKPKNAILTFSDLVIDTDQYQVFLSNELIDLSPREYKLLMYLVENKNRTVSRMQILNAVWGITFNNHSNVVDVYISYLRNKIETADQKFINTIKGVGYMFKYDS; translated from the coding sequence ATGGTTTTTTTAGTCACGTTATGCAAGAATGCAGAGCAGGCTTTGATCGAAGAAAATCTAAAAATTCAGTGGGATATCATCATTATCGATATCATGTTGCCGGGTATAGATGGTATACAACTTCTACAAACCCTTCGATATAAACAAGTATTTGCTCCAGTATTAATGCTGAGTGCATTAAACTCAGTTCAAGACAAAGTTTCTTCCTTAGATAATGGAGCCGATGATTATTTGACCAAGCCCTTTCACTTCGAAGAATTATTATCCAGAATCAATGCTTTGAGCAGACGAAGGACCTATCATTTGCAAAATAAACCCAAGAATGCCATTTTAACCTTTTCTGATTTGGTAATCGATACTGATCAATATCAAGTATTCTTGAGCAATGAACTCATTGATCTTTCCCCAAGGGAATACAAGCTGTTAATGTACTTGGTAGAAAACAAGAACAGGACAGTTAGTCGTATGCAAATCTTGAATGCAGTGTGGGGGATTACTTTCAATAACCACAGTAATGTTGTAGATGTATATATTTCTTATTTGAGAAATAAGATTGAAACCGCTGATCAGAAATTTATCAATACCATCAAAGGTGTTGGTTATATGTTTAAGTATGATTCATGA
- a CDS encoding sensor histidine kinase, whose translation MKLKHRLALYSVLIFSVITLLISIAIYFSYYVQMEKSHHHALESKSLLAAIYYLERDELTSPEHENIQRQLQKTISRRDIVVFDSLNRKTAGDMASISDISHNFINEARSDKKASFNTKYFFYNGIYYSDNEGDFVIVTRESKNNFNSQMQSLLQILVVSFLVGLLIIYFFSRYLGYIAYKPIIDVINQIKDRDSKNFDKPIELDRSYSEIQDLVNTYNLFVDRISQTFNVQKNFIDYVSHELRTPITALLGTLEVTNYKGRSREEYEEVVNQLKQYTNDLEETLEHMMLLSGAKTSFEFSKLRVDEIIWQVIENAFLYYQANVEVELKVEDTKLLEWQGNDKLLALALNNIVENAIKYSNNKPVKIIIHEIAGKLQVVVKDKGIGITGDDLKKVKQNFYRGKNTGKYSGKGIGLSMANIILNLHKIELEIQSQPTGTEVKLNF comes from the coding sequence ATGAAATTAAAGCATAGGCTAGCGTTATATTCTGTACTTATATTTAGTGTTATTACGCTACTGATTTCTATTGCAATTTATTTCTCTTATTATGTTCAGATGGAGAAGTCACATCACCATGCTTTAGAAAGCAAATCTCTGTTGGCTGCGATCTATTATTTGGAGCGTGATGAATTGACAAGCCCTGAACATGAAAATATCCAACGTCAGCTACAGAAAACTATTTCAAGAAGGGATATCGTCGTTTTTGATAGCCTGAATCGTAAGACTGCTGGGGATATGGCCAGTATAAGCGATATTTCTCATAACTTTATCAATGAAGCCAGATCAGATAAAAAAGCTTCCTTTAACACCAAATATTTCTTTTATAACGGAATTTATTACAGCGACAATGAAGGCGATTTTGTAATTGTAACCAGAGAATCCAAAAATAATTTCAATAGCCAGATGCAATCTTTATTGCAGATTCTTGTGGTTTCTTTTTTAGTTGGTTTGTTGATTATCTATTTCTTTTCAAGGTATTTGGGTTATATAGCTTATAAACCAATCATTGATGTCATTAATCAAATCAAAGACCGTGATAGCAAGAATTTCGATAAGCCCATTGAATTAGACCGTTCTTATTCTGAAATCCAAGATTTGGTTAATACCTATAACTTATTCGTAGATCGTATTTCACAGACCTTCAATGTACAGAAGAATTTCATTGACTATGTTTCTCATGAATTGAGGACACCTATTACAGCCTTGTTGGGTACATTAGAAGTAACAAATTATAAGGGTCGTAGTAGAGAAGAGTATGAGGAAGTTGTTAACCAGTTAAAGCAGTATACCAACGATCTTGAGGAAACACTAGAACATATGATGCTGTTATCTGGTGCCAAAACCAGTTTCGAGTTCTCCAAACTTCGGGTTGACGAAATTATTTGGCAAGTGATAGAAAATGCTTTTCTATATTACCAAGCGAATGTTGAGGTCGAGTTGAAAGTTGAAGACACCAAACTATTGGAATGGCAGGGCAATGATAAATTATTGGCACTGGCATTAAATAATATTGTAGAGAACGCCATCAAATACTCCAATAATAAACCTGTTAAAATTATCATCCATGAAATTGCCGGAAAACTCCAAGTAGTCGTCAAAGATAAGGGGATAGGAATTACAGGAGATGATCTAAAAAAAGTAAAACAGAACTTCTACCGCGGTAAGAATACAGGAAAATATTCTGGTAAAGGAATTGGCTTATCGATGGCCAATATCATTCTAAACCTCCATAAAATCGAGTTGGAAATTCAAAGCCAACCAACTGGTACAGAAGTGAAATTGAATTTCTAA
- a CDS encoding TolC family protein: MEKKLHILLILFCFQLAAKAQTYSLQDLESQFLENNLQLIANKFNVNKADALIVQEKLWANPSFTVDNINLWSNPSFETMPNIIGNFGSKQQVNMDLEQLIETAGKRKKRVAIKTLERNAARLEFEELLRQLKLELRTNFHSLGRIQLEEFQLNSIYELFTQLNSQYKAQSEKQHVSQVSYIRIHTELIGIQKELMDLQTEKNDKLQHLRILTQNPNLALENIDFGDVELHFPKTIPINLKETAMAQNITIQFLGNDINLSEKQFSLEKAQRTPNLNFLMNYERGGNVMDNFFGVGVNIDLPLFNRNKGNIQAAKIQVEQSQASLKAKQRELENEIDKLLRRLSLYESNLKQWDFKNNDIHGQVLENYIKHLQEKQVTLIEFIDFSQAYREAQQAYFELQENYLNTFEELQYLTGQEL, from the coding sequence ATGGAAAAGAAATTACATATACTTTTGATACTGTTTTGCTTCCAACTGGCAGCAAAAGCACAAACCTATTCATTACAGGATTTGGAATCTCAATTCCTAGAAAATAACCTGCAATTAATTGCCAATAAATTCAATGTCAATAAAGCTGATGCGCTGATAGTTCAAGAGAAATTATGGGCCAATCCAAGCTTTACAGTTGATAATATCAACCTATGGTCAAACCCATCTTTTGAAACTATGCCCAATATTATTGGGAATTTTGGCAGCAAACAACAGGTTAACATGGATCTGGAACAGTTAATTGAAACAGCAGGGAAGAGAAAAAAGAGAGTAGCCATTAAAACTTTAGAAAGAAATGCAGCAAGATTGGAGTTCGAAGAACTGCTGAGGCAATTGAAATTGGAATTGAGGACCAACTTCCATAGCCTTGGCAGAATTCAACTTGAAGAATTTCAGTTGAATTCTATCTATGAATTGTTCACACAGCTCAATAGCCAGTATAAGGCTCAATCTGAAAAACAGCATGTTTCTCAAGTCAGTTATATAAGGATTCATACAGAACTTATCGGAATCCAAAAGGAATTGATGGACTTGCAAACAGAAAAAAACGACAAGTTACAACATCTTAGAATCCTTACACAGAACCCTAATTTGGCCCTTGAAAATATAGATTTTGGTGATGTAGAATTGCACTTTCCGAAAACTATTCCAATCAACCTAAAAGAAACTGCTATGGCTCAAAACATAACCATACAATTTTTAGGGAATGATATCAATCTTTCTGAAAAGCAGTTCTCATTAGAAAAAGCTCAGAGAACACCAAACTTGAATTTTCTAATGAACTATGAACGTGGTGGGAACGTAATGGACAATTTTTTTGGAGTTGGAGTAAACATTGATTTACCCTTGTTCAATAGAAACAAAGGAAATATTCAAGCTGCAAAAATCCAAGTTGAGCAAAGCCAAGCAAGTTTAAAAGCAAAACAACGCGAGCTCGAAAATGAGATCGATAAATTATTGAGGCGATTGTCATTATACGAATCCAATTTAAAGCAATGGGATTTCAAAAATAACGACATCCACGGTCAAGTCCTTGAAAATTATATCAAGCATCTTCAAGAGAAGCAAGTGACTTTAATAGAATTCATCGACTTCTCGCAAGCTTATCGAGAAGCTCAACAAGCATATTTTGAGCTTCAAGAAAATTACCTCAACACATTTGAAGAATTACAGTACCTAACAGGTCAAGAATTATAA
- a CDS encoding efflux RND transporter periplasmic adaptor subunit, with protein MSDQLKKSTEIIEASESPIVEQLTLSGKIEYNENDLVTFRSLLLGVVEKVDFELGDQVKKGQVLAVIKSTEIQSLFQQKKSQQNQINLLGKLLNTKKDLLNDGMISEPEMLQVEHELETAKLELNRINQSLQLYHAVGEGTFQILAPKNGYIIQKDISQGQIITHESDPLFSISNLKEVWVMLNVYASNLRYIKTGDQVKVRTIAYPDEVYIGKIDKIYNVFDASEHVMKARVVLENQNLNLMPGLNADIIIDKKRLDQTAMAVPNKSLIFSNNENYLLIYHDDCNIESQKVEVLTSNEEVTYVKGDFNDREKIIGSNALLIFEQLRDQ; from the coding sequence TTGAGTGATCAACTTAAGAAGTCGACAGAAATTATCGAAGCTAGTGAAAGTCCAATTGTAGAGCAATTGACTCTTTCTGGTAAAATTGAATATAATGAAAATGACTTAGTGACTTTCAGAAGCCTCCTGCTAGGCGTTGTCGAAAAAGTTGATTTTGAATTAGGAGATCAGGTTAAAAAAGGACAGGTACTCGCCGTCATTAAATCAACTGAAATCCAAAGCCTTTTCCAGCAAAAGAAGTCTCAACAAAATCAAATCAATCTATTAGGTAAGCTTCTCAATACAAAAAAAGACTTATTGAACGATGGCATGATATCCGAGCCTGAAATGCTACAAGTGGAGCATGAATTGGAAACAGCAAAATTAGAACTTAACAGGATTAATCAATCGCTTCAATTATATCATGCTGTAGGAGAGGGAACCTTTCAGATTTTAGCCCCTAAAAATGGATACATCATTCAAAAAGACATCAGCCAAGGACAAATAATAACCCATGAAAGTGACCCCTTGTTTTCCATTTCAAACCTCAAAGAGGTATGGGTAATGTTGAATGTGTATGCCAGTAATTTAAGATATATTAAAACCGGCGATCAGGTAAAAGTTAGAACAATAGCTTACCCTGACGAGGTTTATATTGGAAAAATCGATAAGATCTATAATGTATTCGATGCGAGTGAGCATGTCATGAAAGCTAGAGTGGTTTTGGAAAACCAAAACCTGAATCTGATGCCTGGTTTAAACGCAGATATTATTATTGACAAAAAGCGATTGGATCAAACTGCGATGGCAGTGCCAAATAAATCTTTGATATTCAGTAATAATGAAAATTATCTTTTAATCTATCACGATGATTGCAATATAGAATCCCAAAAGGTTGAAGTGCTGACAAGCAATGAAGAAGTGACTTATGTGAAAGGCGATTTTAATGATCGCGAAAAAATTATAGGTTCCAATGCATTGTTGATTTTTGAACAATTGAGAGATCAATAG